TGAGATCAAATTCAATTTGGGTTTTTCACTGCTCTTTCCCTATGGCTTACTGATGCATCAGCTTCTCCATATCTTCCATGTTGTCTGTGTCGGTCTATCCCACAGGTAATGGGGTAGTGATCCACCTGCCTGGCCTCTTCGAGGAGGCTGAGAAGAATGTGTGCAAAGGCAAAAGTGAGTACGAAGGAGCTATCCTCTTTTAATAGTTTAAGTCCCTTTTTACTCCCATGCCTAGAAGATTGCCATGTTGCTTAATGGTGATATCAAATGTTTTTTCTACCGTGTGTGTTCAGGTCTGGAGGGCTGGGACAAGAGGCTGATCATTTCAGACAGAGCACACATTGGTAAGCCCTGCCTCATCAGGCCTCTTTATACTAAAAGGGCATTTAAATCCACAACTTCAGCCCAACTATAGACTCTTTACTATATAAacccagcaaaaaaagaaacgtccatttttcaggaccctgtctttcaaagataatttgtaaaaatctaaCTTCACACACCTTCCTTGTAAAAGgtttaacactgtttcccatgcttgatcaatgaaccatgaacagttaatgaacatgcacctgtggaacggttgttaaaaCACTAACAGCCTACAGAAGGTATGCAATTAAGGTCAcatttatgaaaacttaggacactggagaggcctttctactgactctgaaaaacacaaaaagaaagatacccagggtccctgctcatctgcatgaacttGTCTTagtcatgctgcaaggaggcatgagaactgcagatgtggccaaggcaataaattgcaatgtccgtactgtgagacgcctaagacagcgctacagggagacttatgttcatacaaatatttacccatgttaagtttgctgaaaataaacgcagatGACAGTGaggggacgtttatttttttgctgagtttataagccTGTAGGACTGGAGACAGATATGCAAATGCTCATGTTTGTCTGTTAAAGGGAATAATGAGTCTGCTTAATTTCTATCATCGTTTTTCTTTTCATCATGAATGCATTAGTGTTTTGAGTATCAACAGTTGGTCTCTTAGATAGTGAATGCCAGTGTCAGTGTAAAGCTGGTGCCCAGAAGAGTTCCTCATAAACAAGTGAATAAAAGTGCTGCACGGCtttcatgggaaacatgtttctGTTATATGGGGGTTGGGGGATGAAAGTGGCCAATTAATTATCTTAGCTATTTTGGGGCCCTTTTGTATTTTGTGCATACATTAGGACTGATTTGACCTAAGATGCACTCCGAAGGCCTGTTCTTATATCGGTGAACTGGCTTTGTTTTCCAGGATAAGTTATGTTCGCTCTGAATGTTAAATAGCACTTTTTTTTGTAAAATCAGAATGACTTGTATTAGGCTACGTTATTCAGTCGTCTCCTTCCACTAGCCTGTACTTGGCCCATTTTGCTATCTGAATAGGTGTGGAGGGGAAAAAATGATTACATTTTACTGACAGAAATTAGGCAAACTACCTTAGCTGTGAATTGATTGCTGCGCTGTTATTGGTCCTTAGTATGTACAGATTTATTTACCCTTTGAGCAGCGAGATGCCACTTCTTATAAACAGATTGCGTAGTAGTGCTTTAGCAAGGCCGCTTTAGAGACTAGTGTGAGAAAGAGGGGCCATTTCTGACTGGATGAGAGACTCTActgttcacttcccttcatggaTTAAAAAGGAAAGTATTGGTGTAAGTTTATTGTTGATTCTCCAACTCCTTCTCATCCAAGCTTATACCAATCCAATGCATTTAAATGTGTCGGGAGGAGTCAACTGCACAAGGGCACACTTCCGGGAGAAAGGGGAGATAATTGGGGCACTAGGGTTTTAGTAAGGAGCAGAAAAGGGGGTGAGGTGACCGGATTGTGAGTTTTCCCTTCTCTACCTCCCACAGTTTTTGATTTCCACCAAGCGGTCGACGGTGTGCAAGAGCAGCAGAGACAAGAGCAAGCAGGCAAGAAGTAAGAACCCTACCTACCACCTGTCATTCTCCTGGATTAGAGAGTATGGCTCAGTAATGGTTTGGCCTGCAGCAGTGCTGAAAAGCAGGATTTCCCTCTCCTATGGGCGAATGTGTAGTATATTAGCCCTTCTAAATGTCTAGTCTTAGATGAAACAACCTCAACTGACTCCAGCTTGAAGCAGAGCTGAAAAACAAGATTCCCCTCTCCTATGGCAGATACCCAGTAAAAACATTTTTAGCTTAGTAAGTGTAGCTTAAGTACTGAAACAACCTCGACTGACTGCGAAATCTCCAGAGATGTCAAATATTAAATAtcacttttttctctctctgcgcCATTGTTGTGGAGCTGTTTTCAGTATTTTAAAAGTTTTGCCTTGAGTGCTGCCTGAAGgaaatgtgatgatgatgtgcttgtactgtatgtagtctgGGGTTAATGCAATGGTAAACCCTCATGATCTCTCATATAGTGATACATCATTGTATTACTCATGTTTGGAAATAGTTTATTTCCTGTTCTATCTGACAATGTCATCTGGAGGAAGCAAACAAATCCTACACTGTAGCTATTAGAGGTTACTGTTACCAGTTAGTAATGTAGCTATTGGAGTTTACTGTTACCAGTTAGTCATGTAATGGAGATGCCCAATCTAGTTCTGAGAAGAGGGTGGTAAGCACAGGCTTAGGCTCAGGACATCGCTCTGATATGCTGGTCATTTTTAAGCTTTTGTTGGGCATCAAAATAAGCCCACCGCCCTGATAGAATTTTTGTGTAAAACGATCTGCAGCATTGGAACATGTTCAACAGCTAGTTATTGTGCCCGTTTCTCTCCCATGGGTAGTAAAAAAGGGCAAGTCACTCATTATAGGCTTATCACTAGTTTTGGAATTTCAACACCTTCAGGCATTACAACTTCCCTCTTACCTCTGAGAGAGGCAGATAACCGAGTTAAAACAGGCTTGGATTACATCTGTAGTTTGAGCGTGACTTGTCTCATGGTGGACCTGTCCTGCGTTCTTTTAGTATCTTTACTGAAGGAGTTAGTACTCATGATACTCTCAGTTCCAGAAGACCACTTATTTCCCACTGGTAAGTATTTTCCCACATGAAGTCATCCCCTACCTTACATCAGACCAGGGACCTGACGTCACCAGATATCCCCTAGCAGCACCATGTGACTGTGATTCTCTCCAACCCTTATTGCAGTAACATTGTTTCAGTCAACAGCAGGTGACGTTCCAGCCCCATGAAAAGTCCCCTGGCCTAGCTACTTCCCTACAACTGTCACATGTctgaccctacacacacacatactggctgAAGGACAGTCAGTGACTCAGTAATGTTAATGATTTACTTTGTTACTTCGTATTCCTCACGCAGCCTCGGAACAACGAAAAAGGGGATTGGCCCGGTGTACTCAGCCAAAGCAGCCCGTAGCGGCCTCCGGATATGTGATCTCATGTCTGACTTCACGCAGTTCTCTGAAAGGTGAGGGTGTGTCCTTGTCCGCATATGGCCAATAATGACTATCCTTTTATTCAGAGTACAACTAGCTCCAGTTAGGTGAAAATTTAACTGTGACGTCTATTTTTTGTAGATTTAAAGTCTTAGCCTCGCAGTATCAGTCTATGTATCCGACCCTGGTGATTGACATCGATGGGGAGTTGTCGAAGTTGAGGGTGAGCTACAGGATAAAGTTATCATCACTGGTTTAACATAGGGGTTATGTCCTACATGTCAGTGTGATTCTTGGGTCAAGTGTTTGCGTGGTGTGCTCTTGTCCAGGATTACGTGGAGAAGGTAAAGCCTATGGTGAGAGACGGGGTCTTTTACATGTACGGGGCCTTACATGGACCTCCCAAAAATATCCTGGTGGAAGGAGCCAACGCCGCCCTCTTGGATATTGACTTCGGTGAGTATCCCCCATTGTCATTGTGTCAATGTCAATTAACCCCTGTCACTGTAAATGGCCAATTAACCCCTTTTGAATTAAACAAGCTAATTTCTACTGGTGAGTTAATTCCACTGAAAGAGTGTTACCAGAGCTGTCAGAGGATTGGAACAACATGTTCACTGAGCCTAACACCAGAGAGCACTCCTACACCATGCGTGACTCTGAGAAATGCTGGGTGCTTTGTCATTGTCACTTTCCCTCATTTGTTCAGTCATAAAGCACTCtagagatcacacacacaactTAATGAGAGAGAGGGTTGCTATGTACTGAAGGTCACCATGTTCTTTTTCATTGATACAATGGTAGTAGGTCAAAGTGGGGGGTGTCGTATGACCGTGCTAATGCTATTTGCATAAAGGAGAATGGTTTTTGCACCTGTGCAGACATGTATGGGAGGGGTGAAATTCTCCCTCCCTTAGTGTGAAAGGCCCATTAGTGTGGACTGGAAAGTCCACCTCTGTTTAACCAGACAGACCTGACACAGAGACCTGACACAGAGACCTGACACAGAGACCTGACACAGAGACCTGACACAGAGACCTGACACAGAGACCTGACACAGAGACCTGACACAGAgacctgacacagagagagacctgacACAGAGACCTGACACAGAGACCTGACACAGAGACCTGACACAGAGACCTGACACAGAGACCTGACACAGAGACCTGACACAGAGACCTGACACAGAGACCTGACACAGAGACCTGACACAGAGACCTGACACAGAGACCTGACACAGAGACCTGACACAGAGACTGTTTGCATGGCATGTTAAGACTGAATCATTTAGTTTCCTTTACTCGTATTACAAGCTGTGTTAATACAGTCATTGTGATATGATAATCCTCTGTTGTACGAATTTGTTGTCATCTGTTTCATCTGAGGAAGACCGAGGAGGAAATAAGATGTTTATCGTTTTGgtatgttgtgttttttttttcaggGACATACCCTTTCGTGACCTCGTCTAACTGCACAGTGGGCGGGGTGTGTACGGGGCTAGGCATGCCGCCCCAGAACGTGGGTGAGGTGTATGGCGTGGTCAAGGCCTACACCACCCGGGTTGGCATCGGAGCCTTTCCCTCAGAGCAGTTCAATGTAAGAATGTCAGCCTGTCTTTCTAACTTGAGGGAAGCCATGCCTTCTTGCCTTTGAAAGCTATGGGTTTGAGTCAAATTAGTTCACATGGTGCAAATTCTTTCCTGCTCTCTGTTTCCAGTGTGAGTAGAGGAATGTAGACTAGTGTTAATGTTGGGGGAATGGCATAGCTGCTGATTGAGTCATCAGTGTTCTGAATTCCAGTGAGTGTTCTGTGAACACCACAGGCTCAGGCATGTGGGTATTGAAACAACAAATGGTTTTGGGAAGGATAGTTGCTAAACCATTTCCTCTGATAGCGCTTGTGAAATAATCCCAGCAAAACCAAAATAACCAATTCCTCAACCTGAACAGGGCAGAGAATGGACACATTTCAAGCTTGACATGTCCATGTTTTACTTTGTCAGGGTCTTAAAGTGAATCTGAGCCTTAAGGGTCTGCCTGTTTTCTTCTCCAAGGACATTGGGGAGCTCCTGCAGACAAGGGGGAAAGAAGTGGGTGTAACCACTGGCCGTAAAAGGAGATGTGGTTGGCTGGACCTGGTGCTCATCAAATATGCCCACATGATCAACGGCTTCACTGCGTGAGTCCCCACACCCCCTTCAATTCTGTACTGTCAATCACCACACCTCCTGCTTTTTACTTACTGTCTCAatataagtatgtggacacctgcttgttgaatATCTTATTCAAAAATCATGGGCAATATGATTTTGGTCCCCCCCTTcactgttataacagcctccactcttctgggaaggctttccactagatggatgaacattgctgcagggacttgcttccattcagccacaaggtcattagtgaggttgggtgtctaggcctggcttgcagtcggcattccaattcatcccaaaggtgttcgatggggttgaggtccggGCCAGTCAAGtttgtgattcatcactccagagaacacgtttccactgctctagattccaatggtggtgagctttacaccactccagctgacataTGGGGATCTTTGGCTTGTGATcgactgcttggccatggaaacccatttcataaagctcctGACGAATAGTTATTGTGCTCACGTTGCTTCCAGAGTCCGTTtttaactctgtagtgagtgttgcaactgaggtcAGACAATTTTTACGCGCGTCAGAGCTCAGTGGTCCggttgtgagcttgtgtggcctaccacttcatggcaACTCTGTcactcctagacgtttccacttcacaataacagcacttacagataACCTGGTGCAGGGCATCAATTTGACAAACTAACTTGTCGTaaaggtgtcatcctatgacggtgccacgttgtaagtcactgagctcttcagtaatcccattctactgcaaatgtttgtccATGGAGATTTTATATACCCGTCAGTAatgggtgtggttgaaatagccgaATCAACTCATTTTAAGCTGTGTCCACATACCATGTAGTGTACTTGAATAGACTTCAGCTTTGTACACATTCTCTATTTGGGTGTTGGTGAACATGCCTGTTAATCTCCCAATGTTCTGTTGTCCTCCCATTCAGCTTAGCTCTCACCAAACTAGACATCTTGGATGTGCTCCCAGAGATCAAAGTTGGTGTGTCGTACTCTGTGAACGGTGAAAATATACCTAATTTTCCAGGTAGGCTGCTCATCAAAACAGCAACCaattggcagcagctaatgggatcCTCAATAAATACAATAACAATGATGCTTCTGTACTTGTTAATGAGAATAAAGTGTACTGAATAAGGGAGCTATGCTATATTTTTAATTGCATTATTCCAAGTCTGTTGTCTTAAGTTTCTGGCAGCCAATGGCCTGACGTTGTGCCCAACTCTCCCCAGCCAACCAGGAAGTCTTACAGAGCGTTGAGGTTCAGTATGACACCCTGCCAGGTTGGAACAGTGACACCTCCACCGCCAGAACATTTGA
This genomic window from Oncorhynchus gorbuscha isolate QuinsamMale2020 ecotype Even-year linkage group LG07, OgorEven_v1.0, whole genome shotgun sequence contains:
- the adss2 gene encoding adenylosuccinate synthetase isozyme 2 — translated: MVMSESRSKDAVPNGAAHSTSTEPHVARPNIGNRVTVVLGAQWGDEGKGKVVDLLAQDADIVCRCQGGNNAGHTVVVDSVEYDFHLLPSGIINPKVTAFIGNGVVIHLPGLFEEAEKNVCKGKSLEGWDKRLIISDRAHIVFDFHQAVDGVQEQQRQEQAGKNLGTTKKGIGPVYSAKAARSGLRICDLMSDFTQFSERFKVLASQYQSMYPTLVIDIDGELSKLRDYVEKVKPMVRDGVFYMYGALHGPPKNILVEGANAALLDIDFGTYPFVTSSNCTVGGVCTGLGMPPQNVGEVYGVVKAYTTRVGIGAFPSEQFNDIGELLQTRGKEVGVTTGRKRRCGWLDLVLIKYAHMINGFTALALTKLDILDVLPEIKVGVSYSVNGENIPNFPANQEVLQSVEVQYDTLPGWNSDTSTARTFDELPENAQKYVRYIEEHLCVPVKWIGVGKSRESMIQIF